One segment of Nitrospinota bacterium DNA contains the following:
- a CDS encoding molybdenum cofactor biosynthesis protein MoaE translates to MFEIKRDPLHVEEVVDKVRSDSSGAIATFIGTVRNESMGKKVLYLEYDAYEEMAIKKLREIGEEIKKKWEIDKIAVTHRIGRLDIGERSVVIAVSAPHRKDALLACQYIINRIKEIVPIWKKEVWEDGETWVGKQ, encoded by the coding sequence ATGTTTGAGATCAAAAGAGACCCTCTTCATGTCGAAGAGGTTGTCGATAAAGTAAGATCAGACTCCTCTGGTGCTATTGCAACCTTTATCGGTACCGTAAGAAATGAATCGATGGGGAAAAAGGTTCTTTATCTTGAGTATGATGCGTATGAAGAAATGGCAATAAAAAAGTTAAGAGAGATAGGAGAAGAGATAAAAAAGAAGTGGGAAATCGATAAAATAGCCGTAACCCATAGGATAGGAAGGCTTGATATCGGTGAAAGGAGTGTTGTTATAGCTGTCTCCGCACCCCATAGAAAGGACGCGCTTTTGGCCTGCCAGTATATCATCAACAGGATAAAAGAAATCGTTCCGATATGGAAAAAAGAGGTATGGGAAGACGGAGAGACCTGGGTAGGAAAACAATAG
- a CDS encoding cytochrome b5 domain-containing protein — translation MALKLTKAQLEEYNGTGGKPPYIAYQGKIYDMSQSAVFKDGKHFNHDLGFDLTDDILNSPHDEEVLEKFPVVGELVD, via the coding sequence ATGGCTCTCAAATTAACCAAAGCACAGCTGGAGGAATATAACGGTACAGGAGGCAAGCCTCCCTATATCGCTTATCAGGGCAAGATCTATGATATGAGTCAGAGCGCAGTATTCAAGGACGGCAAACACTTTAATCATGATTTGGGTTTTGATCTAACGGATGATATACTGAACTCTCCCCATGACGAAGAGGTGTTGGAAAAATTCCCAGTTGTTGGGGAACTGGTTGATTAG
- the dcd gene encoding dCTP deaminase has product MSVKSDRWIKEMAEKHEMIKPFSEKQTSSCISFGLSSYGYDIRLSDEFKVFSKKEGVVVDPKNLDNSLYADRKGSECIIPPNSFVLGRTVEYFKIPRNIIAICFGKSTYARCGIITNITPLEPEWEGYITLAISNTAPVQAKIYANEGIAQVIFLESDEICKRSYKDKGGKYQAQKKITLPKS; this is encoded by the coding sequence TTGAGTGTAAAATCTGATAGATGGATAAAGGAGATGGCCGAAAAACATGAAATGATAAAGCCCTTTAGTGAAAAACAGACAAGTTCCTGTATATCCTTCGGGCTATCTTCCTATGGTTACGATATTAGACTTTCAGATGAATTTAAGGTCTTTTCTAAAAAAGAAGGGGTCGTTGTTGATCCCAAGAATTTAGACAATTCCCTTTATGCTGACCGTAAAGGTTCGGAGTGTATCATACCCCCAAACTCCTTTGTTCTTGGAAGAACTGTGGAATATTTTAAGATTCCGAGAAACATTATTGCTATCTGTTTTGGAAAATCAACGTATGCAAGATGCGGCATTATAACAAATATCACGCCCCTTGAACCGGAGTGGGAAGGGTATATCACCCTCGCCATCTCCAATACAGCCCCTGTCCAAGCCAAAATATACGCCAATGAAGGAATTGCTCAAGTCATCTTTCTAGAAAGTGATGAGATATGCAAAAGGTCTTATAAAGATAAGGGGGGAAAGTATCAGGCCCAAAAAAAGATTACATTGCCAAAAAGTTGA
- a CDS encoding methylenetetrahydrofolate reductase — protein MQSLQESLESNQFTITAEVCPPKGADVKDFISKALALKERVNAINVTDNQRAIMRLGSLGASIILLNHNIDPIYQLTCRDRNRIALQSDLLSAAAFGIKNVLLLTGDHVSAGDHIDAKPVFDLDSVQLIDIASRLNHGFSAIDKPIKGKTSFFIGGVVNPGANPLEPEIITFEKKVQSGARFFQTQAIYDIETLRRFLNFVNKFDVYILAGILVLKSAKMARFLNDNVAGVNVPQDLIKQLEDSKDPLEKGIEIAAEQIKSLKNICHGVHIMTVGQEEIINNILDKID, from the coding sequence TTGCAATCTCTTCAAGAATCGCTAGAATCAAATCAGTTTACCATAACAGCAGAGGTATGTCCTCCAAAGGGAGCGGATGTTAAGGATTTTATAAGCAAAGCCCTTGCACTAAAAGAGAGAGTCAATGCGATTAACGTTACTGACAATCAAAGGGCTATTATGAGACTGGGATCACTGGGGGCTTCCATTATCCTCTTAAATCATAATATCGATCCCATATATCAACTCACATGCCGAGATAGAAATCGTATTGCCCTACAATCAGACCTCCTTTCAGCAGCCGCATTCGGTATAAAAAATGTCCTCCTTCTGACAGGAGACCATGTCTCAGCTGGGGACCACATAGATGCAAAACCGGTCTTTGACCTCGATTCCGTCCAACTCATTGATATTGCCTCAAGGTTGAATCATGGTTTCAGCGCCATAGATAAACCCATCAAGGGAAAGACATCTTTTTTTATAGGCGGTGTTGTAAATCCAGGAGCAAATCCTCTGGAACCTGAGATTATAACCTTTGAGAAAAAGGTTCAATCGGGAGCCAGATTCTTCCAGACCCAGGCTATCTATGACATAGAAACTCTAAGAAGATTTTTAAATTTTGTAAATAAATTCGACGTTTATATATTAGCGGGGATATTAGTGCTAAAATCCGCTAAGATGGCCAGGTTTCTCAATGACAATGTTGCGGGTGTTAATGTCCCTCAAGATCTCATAAAACAGCTCGAGGATTCAAAAGACCCCTTAGAAAAAGGGATTGAAATTGCTGCCGAGCAGATCAAATCTCTAAAAAATATCTGTCATGGGGTTCATATAATGACCGTTGGACAGGAAGAGATTATTAATAATATCCTGGATAAGATAGATTAA
- a CDS encoding Hsp20/alpha crystallin family protein — MSHLSDLKLLGFKRDPKKNIHESLKFQRSYIMISKKVWDPNTDIYETPDAIVLKLEIAGLKADDIEIISQENKLIIKGNRKDRSPSNKQRYHQMQIDYGEFEKVFVFPFIVNSDEIKAVFSDGFLEITIPKHKKKDREEIIIKIEP; from the coding sequence ATGTCACATCTATCAGATTTAAAACTACTGGGATTTAAAAGAGACCCGAAAAAAAATATTCATGAATCCCTTAAATTTCAAAGATCTTATATAATGATTTCGAAAAAGGTCTGGGATCCCAATACAGACATCTACGAAACCCCTGATGCTATTGTACTGAAATTAGAGATTGCAGGGCTAAAGGCTGACGATATAGAAATTATCTCTCAGGAAAATAAACTCATTATAAAAGGAAACAGAAAAGATAGGTCACCAAGCAATAAACAGAGATACCACCAAATGCAAATAGATTACGGAGAATTTGAAAAGGTATTTGTCTTCCCCTTTATAGTAAATTCTGATGAGATAAAAGCAGTATTTAGCGATGGTTTTTTGGAGATAACCATCCCCAAACATAAGAAAAAAGATAGAGAAGAAATCATCATTAAAATCGAGCCCTAA
- the moaA gene encoding GTP 3',8-cyclase MoaA, with protein sequence MKQGLIDSYNRKIDYLRISVTDRCNLRCVYCMPEEGLENIPHPEILRYEEILRIARIAVKNGVTKIRVTGGEPLIRKGIINFIEELSSIEGIQDLCLTTNGVLLKGMAGGLYNAGLKRINISLDSLKREKFYEITKRDLLPKIFQGLEELQKYPIRPIKINHVAIRGFNDDEILDFAKFAREMPLQVRFIEFMPIDGDRFWNRDKCIPVEEIFQGIEKFKRLVPIKDTQNNGGPAKLYRFEDGIGEIGFINPMSCIEFCSSCSRLRLTADGHLRSCLFSNKEYDIKKLLRGGGGDENIKALLDQAVSEKPEKHYLNDHYLNDHPVKRCNRGMSFIGG encoded by the coding sequence TTGAAACAAGGTCTTATAGATTCTTATAATAGAAAGATAGATTATTTGAGAATATCTGTTACTGATAGATGTAACCTAAGATGTGTCTACTGTATGCCTGAAGAGGGGCTGGAAAATATTCCCCATCCTGAAATCCTAAGATATGAAGAGATATTAAGGATAGCCAGAATAGCCGTTAAAAATGGCGTAACCAAGATAAGGGTTACTGGTGGGGAACCTCTCATCAGAAAGGGAATTATCAATTTTATTGAAGAACTCTCCTCCATAGAAGGTATTCAAGACCTCTGCCTTACAACCAATGGCGTGCTTCTTAAGGGAATGGCAGGGGGTCTTTATAATGCTGGCCTGAAAAGAATCAATATAAGCCTCGATTCTCTTAAACGAGAAAAATTTTATGAAATCACAAAAAGAGATCTTCTCCCTAAAATCTTTCAAGGCCTTGAAGAGCTTCAAAAATATCCGATCCGTCCCATCAAAATAAACCATGTGGCGATCAGGGGATTTAATGATGATGAAATCCTTGATTTTGCTAAATTTGCCAGAGAGATGCCATTGCAGGTCCGCTTTATAGAGTTTATGCCCATTGATGGAGATAGATTCTGGAACAGGGATAAATGTATTCCTGTGGAAGAAATCTTTCAAGGAATAGAAAAATTCAAGAGATTAGTACCTATAAAAGATACTCAAAACAATGGGGGGCCTGCAAAGTTATATCGATTTGAAGACGGGATTGGAGAAATAGGATTTATTAACCCCATGAGCTGCATAGAGTTCTGCTCTTCTTGTTCAAGGTTGAGGCTGACTGCTGACGGGCATCTGAGGAGCTGCCTCTTTTCAAATAAGGAGTACGACATAAAAAAACTCCTTCGAGGTGGAGGAGGTGACGAGAATATAAAGGCTTTGCTTGATCAGGCTGTTAGTGAGAAACCTGAAAAACATTATTTGAATGATCATTACCTGAATGATCATCCTGTAAAAAGATGTAATAGAGGGATGTCTTTCATTGGGGGTTAA
- a CDS encoding DUF362 domain-containing protein: MPEEKIVLKKCEDYKFFEVRRKIEEVIDSLGGISKYIKNSDKVLLKPNFLRYKPVESAVTTHPLFIKALAEVVKDAGARVIIGDSPGIGSSFSIAKKIGLLSFIKKVDGKIIEFSESQTVKTPQNYLFRRFEIAKEVVDSDVIINVPKIKTHAQMYLTLAVKNLFGCVVGMKKTQWHFMAGRDTDYFATMLVELHKIVNPSLTIVDGITGMEGNGPGSGTPRNIGIVLGGEDCVAIDRVICEILKADVNKLRTLIMAERLGIGETKLDHIILDGDPLGSFDIKNFKMADFSALETMGLPKIFGRHFKNAFTRKPVIDGKLCVLCKTCIENCPSQVMSVKKGKRDSVEIDYRNCIRCFCCQELCPEGAIFVGKGWFLRIVDLFD, encoded by the coding sequence ATGCCAGAAGAAAAGATAGTTTTGAAAAAGTGCGAAGATTACAAATTTTTTGAGGTGAGGAGAAAAATAGAAGAAGTTATAGATTCTTTAGGTGGGATATCAAAATATATCAAAAATAGTGACAAGGTATTGTTAAAACCTAATTTTTTAAGATACAAACCTGTTGAGAGTGCTGTGACAACCCATCCTCTATTTATAAAAGCATTAGCTGAGGTTGTTAAAGATGCAGGAGCCAGAGTGATTATCGGAGACAGTCCAGGGATTGGGAGTTCCTTTTCAATCGCAAAAAAGATTGGACTCCTTTCCTTTATAAAGAAGGTGGATGGAAAGATTATTGAATTTAGCGAGTCTCAAACTGTAAAAACACCCCAAAATTATCTCTTTAGAAGGTTTGAGATAGCAAAGGAAGTGGTGGATAGTGATGTAATAATCAATGTGCCAAAGATAAAGACTCATGCCCAGATGTATCTTACCCTTGCGGTAAAGAATCTTTTTGGATGTGTTGTCGGCATGAAAAAGACACAGTGGCACTTTATGGCAGGAAGGGACACAGATTACTTTGCTACCATGCTCGTTGAATTACACAAGATAGTTAATCCCTCTTTAACCATTGTAGATGGGATTACTGGTATGGAGGGAAATGGCCCTGGTAGCGGTACACCTAGAAATATAGGAATAGTTTTAGGAGGGGAAGATTGTGTAGCGATTGACAGGGTTATCTGTGAGATTTTAAAGGCAGATGTTAATAAACTAAGAACTTTGATTATGGCTGAAAGATTAGGAATTGGAGAGACGAAACTCGATCATATTATTTTGGATGGTGATCCCTTAGGATCATTTGATATTAAGAATTTCAAGATGGCTGATTTTTCAGCCTTAGAGACAATGGGGCTTCCGAAAATTTTCGGGAGGCATTTCAAGAATGCCTTTACCAGAAAGCCTGTTATTGATGGCAAATTATGTGTTTTATGTAAGACATGTATTGAAAACTGTCCCTCTCAGGTGATGTCTGTCAAAAAAGGGAAAAGAGACAGTGTTGAGATAGATTATAGAAATTGTATCAGATGTTTCTGCTGTCAAGAACTCTGTCCAGAAGGCGCTATTTTTGTTGGTAAAGGCTGGTTTTTAAGAATAGTGGATCTGTTTGACTAG
- a CDS encoding MogA/MoaB family molybdenum cofactor biosynthesis protein, which yields MGHKEHKDKAPEHIRCFVITVSDSRTEETDTSGRLIQDMLKENNHEVVDYEIIKDDPAEIKKLLEGTDKKSVQAIIINGGTGISRRDSTFEAVSLVLEKKIDGFGEIFRYLSYQEIGSPAMMSRAIAGTSKGRIIISIPGSKSAVRLAMSKLILPELGHMVFEANR from the coding sequence ATGGGTCACAAAGAACATAAAGACAAAGCACCTGAGCATATCAGGTGCTTTGTTATCACGGTGAGTGATTCGAGAACAGAAGAGACAGATACGAGCGGAAGACTCATCCAAGATATGTTAAAAGAGAACAACCACGAAGTTGTCGATTATGAAATCATAAAGGATGACCCAGCTGAGATAAAGAAGCTTCTTGAAGGGACTGATAAGAAGAGCGTTCAGGCAATCATCATAAACGGAGGAACAGGTATCTCCAGACGCGACAGCACCTTTGAGGCTGTCTCTTTGGTTTTAGAAAAAAAGATAGATGGCTTTGGAGAAATCTTTCGCTACTTAAGCTACCAAGAGATTGGCTCTCCAGCCATGATGAGCAGGGCCATTGCAGGAACATCAAAAGGACGAATCATTATATCGATCCCTGGCTCTAAGAGTGCAGTCAGACTTGCCATGTCAAAGCTTATCCTCCCTGAATTGGGCCATATGGTTTTTGAGGCGAACCGCTAA
- a CDS encoding DUF116 domain-containing protein produces MMDKRNSKERHLGDEWLDWEGNLEEYESNVDEGKRLFIIFSGIVLIIFLTATIFFLYMITPRLVQISPALSSAAWIISGALAFCIIGWFVLMVRSALTEKPSLFSFWGKRMSINYFIPLATKLGMKFGISKDRIWNSFIKVSNSLTRSRRQKTFNGRLLLLLPRCLKPSLKKELMEFSKCYHCEISVVPGGMEARRVAYDYKPEAIVGVACERDLLVGIQDFASRIPVLGIPNQRPEGPCKGCTVDLNQIKDAIEFFTGKK; encoded by the coding sequence ATGATGGACAAAAGAAATAGTAAAGAGAGACATCTCGGGGATGAATGGCTGGATTGGGAAGGCAATCTAGAGGAATATGAATCGAATGTTGATGAAGGAAAAAGACTCTTTATTATCTTTTCAGGCATTGTTCTCATTATTTTTCTGACTGCTACAATTTTTTTCCTATACATGATAACCCCAAGACTGGTTCAGATATCTCCCGCCTTATCCTCTGCGGCTTGGATCATATCTGGGGCTTTGGCCTTTTGTATAATTGGATGGTTTGTTCTCATGGTCCGCTCTGCCCTTACTGAAAAACCCTCCCTTTTCAGCTTCTGGGGTAAAAGGATGTCCATAAATTACTTTATCCCATTAGCCACAAAATTAGGGATGAAATTTGGTATATCAAAAGACAGGATATGGAACTCCTTTATCAAGGTGAGTAACTCCCTGACAAGGTCAAGAAGACAAAAGACTTTTAATGGAAGACTGCTGCTCTTGTTGCCTCGATGTCTCAAGCCCTCTCTCAAAAAAGAGCTCATGGAATTTAGCAAGTGTTATCATTGTGAAATTTCTGTGGTTCCGGGTGGGATGGAAGCAAGAAGGGTGGCATATGATTATAAACCAGAGGCCATTGTTGGCGTTGCTTGCGAAAGAGACCTTTTAGTGGGTATCCAAGATTTTGCCTCAAGGATACCCGTGCTGGGCATTCCCAATCAGCGTCCTGAAGGTCCCTGTAAAGGCTGTACCGTTGATTTGAATCAAATTAAAGATGCCATTGAGTTTTTTACTGGAAAAAAATAA
- the thyX gene encoding FAD-dependent thymidylate synthase translates to MEYKILDNGHVKLVRHMGGDEAVISAARRCWRSKSKGLESDINLINHLIKKGHGTPFEHAVFTFDIKCPLFVARQWFRHRIASYNEVSLRYCIAKKDYYTPEKLDKGILKRYKETVENSLKSYGELVKKGVSKEQARAVLPLSLYTEFYWTINARSLMNFFKLRLDKSAQHEIREYAKALLKIYKNKMPVCAKAFLSKLNLDT, encoded by the coding sequence ATTGAATATAAGATTCTGGATAATGGTCATGTAAAGCTTGTCCGGCATATGGGTGGAGATGAAGCAGTCATCAGCGCTGCAAGGAGATGCTGGAGGTCGAAAAGCAAGGGCCTGGAATCTGATATCAATTTAATCAACCATCTGATAAAGAAGGGACACGGAACCCCTTTTGAGCATGCCGTATTTACCTTTGATATCAAATGCCCGCTCTTTGTGGCAAGACAGTGGTTCAGACACAGGATTGCCAGCTACAACGAGGTTTCGCTCCGCTACTGCATCGCCAAAAAAGATTACTATACCCCTGAAAAATTAGACAAGGGTATCCTTAAAAGATATAAAGAGACTGTTGAAAATTCTCTGAAGAGTTACGGCGAACTTGTAAAAAAAGGGGTTTCTAAAGAACAGGCAAGGGCGGTCTTGCCTCTCAGTCTTTATACAGAATTTTACTGGACAATCAATGCTCGTTCTTTGATGAACTTTTTTAAGCTGAGACTTGATAAAAGCGCTCAGCATGAGATAAGGGAGTATGCTAAGGCGCTCCTTAAGATATATAAAAACAAAATGCCGGTATGTGCAAAGGCCTTTTTGTCCAAGCTTAATCTTGATACATAA
- a CDS encoding methylenetetrahydrofolate reductase C-terminal domain-containing protein — translation MIITKQKPLDEILEFLENHKRIFIVGCGSCATLCKTGGEEEVLQMKKILEKKGFEVTGDVIPDETCHIPLTERKLREKKKELKKSDAILVLACGSGVQSISLTAKQPVYPGIDSLFIGNVVRFGSFVERCSACGNCYLGETTGICPITCCPKTILNGPCGGVEEGKCEVDPNMDCIWIQIYERLKEKGELDKMKKIKSPRKYHLKKNPNSLTIDE, via the coding sequence ATGATCATCACGAAACAGAAACCATTAGATGAGATATTAGAATTTTTAGAGAACCACAAAAGGATATTTATTGTTGGCTGTGGTTCCTGTGCCACTCTCTGCAAGACCGGCGGCGAAGAAGAGGTCCTCCAGATGAAAAAGATACTCGAAAAAAAGGGTTTTGAGGTTACAGGAGATGTGATTCCAGATGAAACATGTCATATCCCTTTAACAGAGAGAAAATTAAGAGAAAAAAAGAAAGAATTGAAAAAGAGTGATGCGATCTTGGTTTTGGCCTGCGGGTCAGGTGTTCAATCGATTTCTCTCACTGCCAAACAACCTGTTTATCCAGGAATCGACTCCCTCTTTATTGGAAATGTTGTGAGATTTGGAAGCTTTGTAGAGCGTTGCTCAGCTTGTGGGAATTGTTATCTTGGAGAAACAACCGGTATATGTCCTATCACATGCTGCCCGAAAACCATTTTAAATGGGCCCTGTGGTGGTGTTGAAGAGGGAAAATGTGAGGTTGATCCTAATATGGATTGTATTTGGATTCAAATTTATGAAAGACTTAAGGAAAAGGGAGAATTGGATAAAATGAAAAAGATAAAATCTCCCAGAAAATATCACCTAAAGAAAAATCCAAACAGCTTGACGATTGATGAATGA
- a CDS encoding MoaD/ThiS family protein: protein MMKIKTKFFAGCQDIVGKREIEIEVEEGTTAGKLLERLIKDNPGLESLAKNSLLSINMEYTSLDTLLREGDEVVLIPPVSGGGDV, encoded by the coding sequence ATGATGAAGATAAAAACAAAATTCTTTGCGGGATGTCAGGATATCGTGGGAAAGAGAGAGATAGAAATAGAGGTTGAAGAAGGAACAACCGCAGGGAAATTATTAGAGCGACTTATCAAGGATAACCCCGGTTTAGAATCTTTGGCTAAAAACTCACTCCTATCCATTAATATGGAATATACCTCGCTAGATACTTTACTTAGAGAAGGAGATGAGGTGGTTCTCATCCCACCTGTGAGCGGAGGGGGAGATGTTTGA
- a CDS encoding radical SAM protein produces MVDLKIRKSPHPHIDFHTNQKTSLKTYTGTTCSPLKKGLPKEIQSLCPECKDIIEATLFEQDGKVMMEKSCAIHGDFKDIYWSDVDLYLKAERWVFEEGKGVMNPEVKEGNQCPDECGLCNRHMSHTGLGNIDLTNRCNLLCPVCFANSKAKGFVYEPSFPDIVEMLEIFQSESPAPCKSVQFSGGEPTLSPHFIEAIKKAREMGFAHIQAATNGIRFNDRDFTLKCKDAGLHTIYLQFDGFKEDIYIKMRGRALLEIKLKAIENIRRARMKIVFVPTIIRGFNDDQVGEILKFAVQNIDVVSGIAYQPIAFTGRTPQEDRMKMRYTLPDLAFDIEKQTGLLKAKESWYPISFVSPISRLLSSTRGEEITTLTCHPHCGLATYLFVDDDKKATPITDFVDVENMFIALNRLSKEIKKARFKSFSKIKALNHIKKCFNREKAPKGLSFEKFLYTIEGLIDKRAGRRDGKEKTFKSLLLFGMHFQDLFNFDIDRVKRCVVHYAAPNAHLYPFCAYNSGSTLRHMIEKNFSKEI; encoded by the coding sequence ATGGTCGATTTGAAAATAAGGAAGTCCCCTCATCCACACATCGATTTTCATACAAATCAAAAAACCTCACTTAAAACCTATACGGGAACAACCTGCTCTCCTCTGAAGAAAGGTCTTCCCAAAGAAATACAATCCCTCTGTCCAGAATGCAAAGATATTATCGAAGCAACACTATTTGAGCAAGACGGCAAGGTCATGATGGAAAAGAGCTGTGCCATTCATGGAGATTTTAAAGATATATACTGGTCAGATGTAGATTTGTATTTAAAGGCAGAAAGATGGGTTTTTGAAGAGGGAAAGGGGGTTATGAACCCAGAAGTAAAAGAGGGGAATCAATGCCCTGATGAGTGCGGACTTTGCAATAGGCACATGAGTCATACAGGTCTGGGGAATATTGATCTGACCAATAGATGCAATCTTCTCTGTCCTGTCTGCTTTGCTAATTCTAAAGCAAAAGGGTTTGTGTATGAACCGTCTTTCCCTGATATCGTAGAGATGTTAGAAATCTTTCAAAGTGAAAGTCCTGCACCATGTAAATCCGTACAATTCTCAGGTGGTGAACCAACCTTATCCCCACATTTTATAGAGGCCATCAAAAAGGCAAGGGAGATGGGTTTTGCTCATATCCAGGCAGCGACGAATGGAATACGTTTTAATGATAGGGACTTTACCCTCAAATGCAAGGATGCGGGGCTCCACACAATCTATCTCCAGTTTGATGGATTCAAGGAAGATATATACATAAAGATGAGGGGAAGAGCCCTTTTAGAAATCAAGCTCAAAGCCATTGAGAATATAAGAAGGGCAAGAATGAAGATCGTATTTGTTCCAACAATCATAAGGGGGTTTAATGACGATCAGGTGGGAGAGATCTTAAAATTTGCTGTTCAAAATATAGATGTTGTCTCAGGGATAGCTTACCAGCCAATAGCCTTTACAGGAAGAACACCTCAAGAGGATAGGATGAAGATGCGTTATACCCTTCCTGACTTAGCTTTTGATATTGAAAAACAAACAGGGCTTTTGAAGGCAAAGGAAAGCTGGTATCCTATTTCCTTTGTATCTCCTATTTCAAGGCTTTTGAGTAGTACAAGGGGAGAAGAAATCACAACCTTAACGTGCCATCCCCACTGCGGTTTGGCCACCTATCTCTTTGTGGATGATGATAAAAAAGCGACTCCTATAACAGACTTTGTCGATGTTGAAAATATGTTCATTGCACTTAATAGATTATCTAAAGAAATCAAAAAGGCAAGGTTTAAATCCTTTTCAAAGATAAAGGCTTTGAATCATATCAAGAAATGTTTCAACAGAGAAAAAGCCCCCAAGGGATTATCCTTTGAAAAATTCCTGTATACGATAGAGGGCCTTATTGATAAGAGGGCAGGAAGAAGAGATGGAAAAGAAAAGACTTTTAAGAGCCTTTTACTTTTCGGAATGCACTTCCAGGACCTTTTCAATTTTGATATCGATAGGGTTAAAAGATGTGTGGTTCATTATGCTGCACCAAACGCCCATCTCTACCCCTTTTGTGCCTATAACTCTGGAAGTACCTTACGCCATATGATTGAAAAAAATTTCTCCAAGGAAATATAG